A single genomic interval of Sebastes umbrosus isolate fSebUmb1 chromosome 11, fSebUmb1.pri, whole genome shotgun sequence harbors:
- the galnt1 gene encoding polypeptide N-acetylgalactosaminyltransferase 1 isoform X1, with translation MSIRMRRFAYCKVVLATSLVWVMLDMFILLYFSECNKCDDKKERGLPGRLEALTRPRDGPGEGGKPVVIPKENQEKMKEMFKINQFNLMASEMIALNRSLPDVRLEGCKNKLYPDNLPRTSVVIVFHNEAWSTLLRTVHSVIDRSPHTLLEEIVLVDDASERDFLKRPLEQYVRRLEVPVRVVRMEQRSGLIRARLKGASLSTGQVITFLDAHCECTTGWLEPLLARIKQDKRTVVCPIIDVISDDTFEYMAGSDMTYGGFNWKLNFRWYPVPQREMDRRKGDRTLPVRTPTMAGGLFSIDRDYFQEIGTYDAGMDIWGGENLEISFRIWQCGGTLEIVTCSHVGHVFRKATPYTFPGGTGQIINKNNRRLAEVWMDEFKNFFYIISPGVTKVDYGDITSRSALRQKLQCKPFSWYLENVYPDSQIPRHYYSLGEIRNVETNQCLDNMARKENEKVGIFNCHGMGGNQVFSYTANKEIRTDDLCLDVSKLNGPVMMLKCHHLKGNQLWEYDSVKLTLIHVNSNQCLDKASEEDSQVPSVKDCSHIRSQQWLLRNVTLPEVF, from the exons GATGCGGAGGTTCGCCTACTGTAAGGTGGTTTTGGCCACCTCTCTGGTGTGGGTGATGCTGGACATGTTCATCCTGCTCTACTTCAGCGAGTGCAACAAGTGTGATGACAAAAAGGAGAGAGGACTGCCCGGGAGACTAG AAGCCCTGACCAGGCCGCGGGACGGGCCCGGTGAAGGGGGGAAGCCTGTGGTGATCCCGAAGGAGAACCaggagaagatgaaggagaTGTTTAAGATCAACCAGTTCAACCTCATGGCCTCTGAGATGATTGCTCTCAATCGGTCACTGCCCGACGTCCGCCTGGAAGG GTGCAAGAACAAGTTATACCCCGATAATCTTCCCCGTACCAGCGTGGTGATTGTATTTCACAATGAGGCGTGGAGCACACTGCTGCGAACCGTCCACTCCGTCATCGACCGCTctccacacacactgctggaggAGATTGTCCTGGTGGACGATGCGAGCGAgagag ATTTCCTAAAGCGGCCGTTAGAGCAGTATGTCAGAAGGCTGGAAGTCCCCGTCAGAGTGGTGAGGATGGAGCAGCGGTCTGGACTTATTCGTGCTCGCCTCAAGGGAGCATCTCTCTCCACtggccag GTCATAACCTTTCTGGATGCTCATTGTGAATGCACAACAGGGTGGCTTGAGCCTCTGCTCGCCCGCATCAAGCAAGACaa GAGAACGGTGGTGTGCCCCATCATCGACGTGATCAGTGATGATACGTTCGAGTATATGGCAGGATCCGATATGACGTACGGGGGCTTCAACTGGAAGCTCAACTTCCGCTGGTACCCTGTACCCCAGAGAGAGATGGACCGCCGCAAAGGAGACCGCACGCTGCCCGTCAG GACTCCCACCATGGCAGGCGGCTTGTTCTCCATAGACAGGGATTATTTCCAGGAGATCGGCACGTATGACGCAGGCATGGACATCTGGGGTGGAGAGAACCTGGAAATCTCTTTTAGA ATTTGGCAGTGCGGTGGGACTCTAGAGATTGTCACTTGCTCTCACGTGGGCCACGTGTTCAGAAAGGCAACACCCTACACGTTTCCTGGGGGAACGGGACAGATCATCAACAAAAACAACCGACGCCTGGCAGAAGTCTGGATGGATGAATTTAAAAACTTCTTCTACATCATCTCTCCTG gtgtgaccAAAGTGGACTACGGTGACATCACGTCTCGCTCGGCTCTGAGACAAAAGCTTCAATGTAAACCCTTCAGTTGGTACTTGGAGAACGTCTACCCTGACTCGCAGATCCCCAGGCACTATTACTCCCTGGGAgag ATCCGTAACGTGGAGACCAACCAGTGCCTGGACAACATGGCCCGCAAGGAGAATGAGAAAGTCGGCATTTTCAACTGCCACGGCATGGGAGGCAACCAG GTTTTCTCATACACGGCCAATAAGGAGATCAGGACAGACGACTTGTGTCTAGACGTGTCCAAGCTAAACGGACCCGTCATGATGCTCAAGTGTCATCACCTCAAAGGCAACCAGCTCTGGGAGTACGACTCTGTG AAGCTGACCCTGATCCACGTCAACAGTAACCAGTGTCTGGACAAGGCCAGCGAGGAGGACAGCCAGGTGCCCAGCGTCAAAGACTGCTCGCACATACGCTCCCAACAGTGGCTACTCCGCAACGTCACACTTCCAGAGGTCTTCTGA
- the galnt1 gene encoding polypeptide N-acetylgalactosaminyltransferase 1 isoform X2: MRRFAYCKVVLATSLVWVMLDMFILLYFSECNKCDDKKERGLPGRLEALTRPRDGPGEGGKPVVIPKENQEKMKEMFKINQFNLMASEMIALNRSLPDVRLEGCKNKLYPDNLPRTSVVIVFHNEAWSTLLRTVHSVIDRSPHTLLEEIVLVDDASERDFLKRPLEQYVRRLEVPVRVVRMEQRSGLIRARLKGASLSTGQVITFLDAHCECTTGWLEPLLARIKQDKRTVVCPIIDVISDDTFEYMAGSDMTYGGFNWKLNFRWYPVPQREMDRRKGDRTLPVRTPTMAGGLFSIDRDYFQEIGTYDAGMDIWGGENLEISFRIWQCGGTLEIVTCSHVGHVFRKATPYTFPGGTGQIINKNNRRLAEVWMDEFKNFFYIISPGVTKVDYGDITSRSALRQKLQCKPFSWYLENVYPDSQIPRHYYSLGEIRNVETNQCLDNMARKENEKVGIFNCHGMGGNQVFSYTANKEIRTDDLCLDVSKLNGPVMMLKCHHLKGNQLWEYDSVKLTLIHVNSNQCLDKASEEDSQVPSVKDCSHIRSQQWLLRNVTLPEVF, from the exons ATGCGGAGGTTCGCCTACTGTAAGGTGGTTTTGGCCACCTCTCTGGTGTGGGTGATGCTGGACATGTTCATCCTGCTCTACTTCAGCGAGTGCAACAAGTGTGATGACAAAAAGGAGAGAGGACTGCCCGGGAGACTAG AAGCCCTGACCAGGCCGCGGGACGGGCCCGGTGAAGGGGGGAAGCCTGTGGTGATCCCGAAGGAGAACCaggagaagatgaaggagaTGTTTAAGATCAACCAGTTCAACCTCATGGCCTCTGAGATGATTGCTCTCAATCGGTCACTGCCCGACGTCCGCCTGGAAGG GTGCAAGAACAAGTTATACCCCGATAATCTTCCCCGTACCAGCGTGGTGATTGTATTTCACAATGAGGCGTGGAGCACACTGCTGCGAACCGTCCACTCCGTCATCGACCGCTctccacacacactgctggaggAGATTGTCCTGGTGGACGATGCGAGCGAgagag ATTTCCTAAAGCGGCCGTTAGAGCAGTATGTCAGAAGGCTGGAAGTCCCCGTCAGAGTGGTGAGGATGGAGCAGCGGTCTGGACTTATTCGTGCTCGCCTCAAGGGAGCATCTCTCTCCACtggccag GTCATAACCTTTCTGGATGCTCATTGTGAATGCACAACAGGGTGGCTTGAGCCTCTGCTCGCCCGCATCAAGCAAGACaa GAGAACGGTGGTGTGCCCCATCATCGACGTGATCAGTGATGATACGTTCGAGTATATGGCAGGATCCGATATGACGTACGGGGGCTTCAACTGGAAGCTCAACTTCCGCTGGTACCCTGTACCCCAGAGAGAGATGGACCGCCGCAAAGGAGACCGCACGCTGCCCGTCAG GACTCCCACCATGGCAGGCGGCTTGTTCTCCATAGACAGGGATTATTTCCAGGAGATCGGCACGTATGACGCAGGCATGGACATCTGGGGTGGAGAGAACCTGGAAATCTCTTTTAGA ATTTGGCAGTGCGGTGGGACTCTAGAGATTGTCACTTGCTCTCACGTGGGCCACGTGTTCAGAAAGGCAACACCCTACACGTTTCCTGGGGGAACGGGACAGATCATCAACAAAAACAACCGACGCCTGGCAGAAGTCTGGATGGATGAATTTAAAAACTTCTTCTACATCATCTCTCCTG gtgtgaccAAAGTGGACTACGGTGACATCACGTCTCGCTCGGCTCTGAGACAAAAGCTTCAATGTAAACCCTTCAGTTGGTACTTGGAGAACGTCTACCCTGACTCGCAGATCCCCAGGCACTATTACTCCCTGGGAgag ATCCGTAACGTGGAGACCAACCAGTGCCTGGACAACATGGCCCGCAAGGAGAATGAGAAAGTCGGCATTTTCAACTGCCACGGCATGGGAGGCAACCAG GTTTTCTCATACACGGCCAATAAGGAGATCAGGACAGACGACTTGTGTCTAGACGTGTCCAAGCTAAACGGACCCGTCATGATGCTCAAGTGTCATCACCTCAAAGGCAACCAGCTCTGGGAGTACGACTCTGTG AAGCTGACCCTGATCCACGTCAACAGTAACCAGTGTCTGGACAAGGCCAGCGAGGAGGACAGCCAGGTGCCCAGCGTCAAAGACTGCTCGCACATACGCTCCCAACAGTGGCTACTCCGCAACGTCACACTTCCAGAGGTCTTCTGA